Genomic segment of Rickettsiella endosymbiont of Xylota segnis:
GAGTAATTCAGGAAATTGATTTTCTTTTAATTTTACTAATCCATTGTTTAACGCAATTTCGGTATTAGTTAAAGCTTCTAAGTGTCTACGTCTAGCACTAAAATTACCTTCAGGCGAGATCATATAGCCTGCACATTTTTTTAAATAATTAAACAATAATGTTAAACCTTCACCTGTTTTTGCGGATAGTTTAATTACATCAAAACCCATTTCTTTATTTATATTCGCTTTTTCTTGCTTAAGATCTATTTTATTTCTTATAATAATTATTCGTTTATCTATAAAAAAATCATTAAAAAAATTCTGCTGTTCTTTCCAAAATTTTAAATTTCCAATTGATGTTGTCTCATGATCAACAACCCATAAAATTAAATCTGCTTTAACTATTTCACCGAGTGTTCTTTTAATGCCTTCTTTTTCAATTTCGTCACTGGTAATTCTTAACCCGGCGGTATCAACGACATTTAATATTAAACCTTCAATTTGAATCTTTTCCCTAATGACATCGCGAGTTGTGCCTGGAAGAGAAGTCACAATTGAGGATTCTTGAGCACTTAATTTATTTAATAAACTTGATTTTCCCGCATTGGGTGGCCCAACAATAGCCAAGCTTAACCCTTCTTGCAACAGAGTGCCTTGTTGAGCTAACTTTTTTATTTCTTGAATATTATTAAGAATAGAATGTAATTTATTTACGACTTCGGTATTTTTTA
This window contains:
- the mnmE gene encoding tRNA uridine-5-carboxymethylaminomethyl(34) synthesis GTPase MnmE, with amino-acid sequence MNNFEATLNSDNETIVALATPHGRGGVAVIRVSGSNIQHIAIQLLGRVPKKRYAEYLSFLSEDGSVIDQGLALHFPAPHSFTGEDVLELQGHGGPVIVNCLLKRVMQLGARLARPGEFTERAFLNSKLDLVQAEAISDLIDAESEQAARAAMRSLQGDFSQRINQMRDILIDLRTWLEAAIDFSDEDIDFLKNTEVVNKLHSILNNIQEIKKLAQQGTLLQEGLSLAIVGPPNAGKSSLLNKLSAQESSIVTSLPGTTRDVIREKIQIEGLILNVVDTAGLRITSDEIEKEGIKRTLGEIVKADLILWVVDHETTSIGNLKFWKEQQNFFNDFFIDKRIIIIRNKIDLKQEKANINKEMGFDVIKLSAKTGEGLTLLFNYLKKCAGYMISPEGNFSARRRHLEALTNTEIALNNGLVKLKENQFPELLAEDLLIGQNFLGEITGQFTTNDLLGKIFSSFCIGK